One genomic region from Pseudomonas sp. R5-89-07 encodes:
- a CDS encoding alginate biosynthesis protein Alg44, producing MNSQVNANVVHESEAQRQHARVKIPAKLRFFNSDRTPTEARVIDLSAGGLAFTATQPLTVGQVHKGRLQFVIDNLGLAMDVELQIRSYDRQTGRTGCQFQNLDAQDISTLRHLITSHLSGDIVTMGDVLATLQRDNFTKARKVKDGGSGMSAFGRLRAVTFSLAIFLVGLAAFGFVFKSLYGMYFVSHAQAGLVSVPGMNVTMPRDGTVQSLLKGDSVAAKGAPLATFSTSMLDVLKGHLDEDQLQPAKVEELFGKQMTGTLTSPCDCVVAQQLVADGQYASKGDVIFQLVPRGSQANVEARFTYRQFGDVRPGTPVSFQVADEEQVRTGTIVSSTSLNSADLSSDIRVQIKPDAPLDSTYAGRPVEVTSDRGPSLNWLIDKAMAHGL from the coding sequence ATGAACAGCCAAGTAAACGCCAACGTAGTCCACGAATCCGAAGCCCAGCGCCAGCACGCCCGGGTCAAAATCCCGGCCAAGCTGCGCTTTTTCAACAGCGACCGCACGCCGACCGAAGCGCGGGTGATCGACCTGTCCGCCGGCGGCCTGGCGTTCACCGCCACCCAGCCGCTGACCGTGGGCCAGGTACACAAGGGCCGCCTGCAATTTGTCATCGACAACCTCGGCCTGGCGATGGACGTGGAACTGCAGATTCGCTCCTACGACCGCCAGACCGGCCGCACCGGTTGCCAGTTCCAGAACCTCGACGCCCAGGACATTTCCACCCTGCGCCACCTGATCACCTCGCACCTGTCGGGCGACATCGTGACCATGGGCGACGTGCTCGCCACCCTGCAACGCGACAACTTCACCAAGGCACGCAAGGTCAAGGACGGTGGCAGCGGCATGAGCGCATTCGGGCGTCTACGCGCCGTGACGTTCAGCCTGGCGATCTTTTTGGTGGGCCTGGCGGCGTTCGGTTTTGTGTTCAAGTCGCTCTACGGCATGTACTTCGTCAGCCACGCCCAGGCCGGCCTTGTCAGCGTACCGGGCATGAACGTGACCATGCCGCGCGACGGCACCGTGCAGAGCCTGCTCAAAGGTGACTCGGTAGCGGCCAAGGGCGCGCCACTGGCTACCTTCAGCACCAGCATGCTCGATGTACTCAAGGGCCATCTGGACGAAGACCAGCTGCAACCGGCCAAGGTCGAAGAGCTGTTCGGCAAGCAAATGACCGGCACCCTGACCTCGCCGTGCGATTGCGTGGTGGCCCAGCAACTGGTCGCCGACGGCCAGTACGCCAGCAAGGGTGATGTGATCTTCCAACTGGTGCCGCGCGGCAGCCAGGCCAACGTGGAAGCACGCTTCACCTATCGCCAGTTCGGTGACGTGCGCCCAGGTACCCCGGTGAGCTTCCAGGTCGCCGACGAAGAACAGGTGCGCACCGGCACCATCGTCAGCAGCACCAGCCTGAACAGCGCCGACCTGTCTTCGGACATCCGCGTGCAGATCAAGCCAGACGCCCCGCTGGACAGCACCTACGCCGGCCGTCCGGTTGAAGTCACCAGCGACCGTGGCCCTTCGCTGAACTGGCTGATCGATAAAGCCATGGCTCACGGTCTGTAA
- the alg8 gene encoding mannuronan synthase, which produces MSKLKHVFLQAAGWLLFLSLLMGLALLLPASTFDSQSKNFIFLIGAVGIWRYSMGATHFFRGMLFLYVVYPHLRRKVRKLGKAADPSHVFLMVTSFRIDALTTAQVYSSVIREAIECGFPTTVVCSLVEMSDELLVKSLWEKLNPPAHVKLDFVRIAGTGKRDGLAFGFRAISRHLPDDRAVVAVIDGDTVLAEGVVRKTVPWFQLFGNVGGLTTNEFCEVRGGYIMSEWHKLRFAQRHINMCSMALSKRVLTMTGRMSVFRASVVTDPGFIADVESDSLQHWRLGRFKFLTGDDKSSWFSLMRLGYDTFYVPDAAINTVEHPPEKSFIKASRKLMFRWYGNNLRQNSRALGLGMRRLGLFTSVVLFDQRVSMWTSLLGLTVAIIATFKYGGAFILAYLLWIGITRLILTLLLSCSGHKIGPAYPLILYYNQIMGALVKIYVFFRLDQQSWTRQDTKLTRDLASFQRWFNTWSSRTMTFSAGSIFVAVLLMMV; this is translated from the coding sequence ATGTCCAAGTTAAAACATGTATTCCTGCAAGCCGCCGGTTGGCTGTTGTTCCTCAGCCTGCTGATGGGACTCGCCCTGCTGTTGCCGGCGAGCACCTTCGATTCGCAATCGAAGAATTTTATTTTCCTGATTGGTGCCGTCGGTATCTGGCGCTACTCGATGGGTGCAACGCATTTCTTTCGCGGCATGCTGTTTCTCTACGTGGTGTACCCGCATCTGCGCCGCAAAGTGCGCAAGCTGGGCAAGGCCGCCGACCCATCCCATGTGTTCCTGATGGTCACCAGTTTTCGTATCGATGCGCTGACCACCGCGCAGGTCTACAGCTCGGTGATTCGCGAAGCCATCGAATGCGGCTTCCCCACCACCGTGGTCTGCTCGCTGGTGGAAATGTCCGACGAACTGCTGGTCAAGAGCCTTTGGGAAAAACTCAACCCACCGGCTCACGTCAAGCTCGACTTCGTGCGCATCGCCGGTACCGGCAAGCGTGACGGCCTGGCCTTTGGTTTTCGCGCCATCTCGCGCCACCTGCCGGATGACCGCGCCGTGGTGGCCGTGATCGATGGCGATACCGTGCTCGCCGAGGGCGTGGTGCGCAAGACCGTGCCGTGGTTCCAGCTGTTCGGCAATGTCGGCGGCCTGACCACCAACGAGTTCTGCGAAGTGCGTGGCGGCTACATCATGAGCGAGTGGCACAAACTGCGCTTCGCCCAACGCCACATCAACATGTGCTCCATGGCCCTGTCCAAGCGCGTGCTGACCATGACCGGGCGTATGTCGGTGTTCCGTGCCAGCGTTGTAACCGACCCAGGCTTTATCGCCGACGTGGAAAGCGACTCGCTGCAACACTGGCGCCTGGGCCGCTTCAAATTCCTGACCGGCGACGATAAATCCAGCTGGTTCAGCCTGATGCGCCTGGGCTACGACACCTTCTACGTGCCGGACGCCGCGATCAACACCGTGGAACACCCGCCGGAAAAGAGCTTTATCAAGGCCAGCCGCAAGCTGATGTTCCGCTGGTACGGCAACAACCTGCGCCAGAACTCCCGCGCGCTGGGCCTGGGTATGCGCCGCCTCGGCCTGTTCACCAGCGTGGTGCTGTTCGACCAGCGCGTGTCGATGTGGACCTCCCTGCTCGGCCTGACCGTGGCGATCATCGCCACCTTCAAGTACGGCGGCGCGTTCATCCTCGCGTACCTGCTGTGGATCGGCATCACTCGCCTGATCCTCACCCTGCTGTTGTCGTGCTCCGGCCACAAGATCGGCCCGGCCTACCCGCTGATTCTCTATTACAACCAGATCATGGGCGCGTTGGTGAAGATTTACGTGTTCTTCCGCCTTGATCAACAGTCCTGGACCCGCCAGGACACCAAACTGACCCGCGATTTGGCCAGCTTTCAACGTTGGTTCAACACCTGGTCGTCTCGGACCATGACCTTCTCTGCCGGCAGCATCTTCGTTGCTGTGTTGCTGATGATGGTCTGA
- a CDS encoding nucleotide sugar dehydrogenase: MRISIFGLGYVGAVCAGCLSARGHEVVGVDISKEKIDLINAGKSPIVEPGLGELLSQGIQTGRLRGTTNFAEAIRDTDVSMICVGTPSKKNGDLELNYIESVCREIGFVLRDKSTRHTIVVRSTVLPGTVANVVIPILEDCSGKKAGVDFGVAVNPEFLRESTAIADYDLPPMTVIGEFDTASGDVLQSLYEELDAPIIRKDIAVAEMIKYTCNVWHATKVTFANEIGNIAKAVGVDGREVMDVVCQDKTLNLSQYYMRPGFAFGGSCLPKDVRALTYRAGSLDVEAPLLNSLMRSNESQVQNAFDIVSSHDKRKVALLGLSFKAGTDDLRESPLVELAEMLIGKGYDLSIYDSNVEYARVHGANKDYIEGKIPHVSSLLNSDFDEVINNSDVIILGNRDEKFRALAHNAPDGKQVVDLVGFMSKATSVSGRTEGICW; this comes from the coding sequence ATGCGCATCAGCATATTTGGTTTGGGTTACGTTGGCGCAGTGTGTGCCGGTTGCCTGTCTGCCCGTGGCCATGAAGTGGTCGGCGTAGACATCTCCAAGGAAAAGATCGACCTGATCAACGCCGGTAAATCGCCGATCGTCGAGCCGGGTCTGGGCGAGCTGTTGAGCCAGGGTATCCAGACGGGTCGACTGCGTGGCACCACCAACTTCGCCGAAGCCATCCGCGATACCGACGTGTCGATGATTTGCGTCGGTACGCCGAGCAAGAAGAACGGTGACCTGGAACTCAACTACATCGAATCGGTATGCCGCGAGATCGGTTTTGTCCTGCGCGACAAGAGCACCCGCCACACCATCGTAGTGCGCAGCACCGTACTGCCGGGCACCGTTGCCAACGTGGTGATCCCGATCCTCGAAGACTGCTCCGGCAAGAAAGCCGGTGTCGACTTCGGCGTTGCGGTCAACCCGGAATTCCTGCGCGAATCCACCGCCATCGCCGACTACGACCTGCCGCCGATGACCGTTATCGGCGAATTCGACACAGCCTCCGGCGACGTTCTGCAGTCGCTGTACGAAGAGCTCGACGCGCCGATCATCCGCAAGGACATCGCTGTCGCCGAGATGATCAAGTACACCTGCAACGTGTGGCACGCCACCAAGGTCACCTTCGCCAACGAGATCGGCAACATCGCCAAGGCCGTCGGCGTCGATGGTCGTGAAGTGATGGACGTGGTCTGCCAGGACAAGACCCTCAACCTGTCCCAGTACTACATGCGCCCAGGCTTCGCGTTCGGCGGCTCGTGCCTGCCAAAAGACGTGCGCGCCCTGACCTACCGCGCCGGTTCCCTGGACGTGGAAGCGCCGCTGCTCAACTCGCTGATGCGCAGTAACGAGTCCCAGGTACAGAACGCCTTCGACATCGTTTCCAGCCACGATAAACGCAAAGTCGCCCTGCTGGGCCTGAGCTTCAAGGCCGGTACCGACGACCTGCGTGAAAGCCCACTGGTAGAGCTGGCGGAAATGCTGATCGGCAAGGGTTACGACCTGAGCATCTACGACAGCAACGTCGAATACGCCCGCGTACACGGTGCCAACAAGGACTACATCGAAGGCAAGATCCCCCACGTGTCGTCCCTGCTCAACTCGGACTTCGACGAAGTGATCAACAACTCCGACGTGATCATCCTGGGTAACCGCGACGAGAAATTCCGTGCCCTGGCGCACAACGCCCCGGACGGCAAGCAAGTGGTCGACCTGGTGGGCTTCATGTCCAAGGCCACCAGCGTGAGCGGCCGTACCGAAGGTATTTGCTGGTAA
- the yaaA gene encoding peroxide stress protein YaaA: MLMVISPAKTLDFESKAVTPRFTQPQYLDHSQELIEQLRELSPAQISELMHVSDKIGGLNAARFGSWTPAFTPANAKQALLAFKGDVYTGLNAETFNDADFSYAQDHLRMLSGLYGLLRPLDLMMPYRLEMGTKLANARGKDLYAFWGTRISEWLNEALAEQGDDVLLNLASNEYFSAVKRTALNARIINTEFKDLKNGQYKIISFYAKKARGMMSRFVIEERISDPARLKQFDVQGYRFNAEQSTPDNLVFLRDHAPE; this comes from the coding sequence ATGCTGATGGTGATTTCCCCCGCCAAGACCCTCGATTTCGAGTCAAAGGCGGTAACCCCGCGCTTCACCCAGCCGCAGTACCTCGACCACTCCCAAGAGCTGATCGAGCAACTGCGCGAGCTGAGCCCGGCGCAGATCAGCGAGCTGATGCATGTGTCGGACAAGATCGGTGGCCTCAACGCCGCCCGTTTCGGTAGCTGGACGCCCGCTTTCACGCCTGCCAATGCCAAACAGGCGCTGCTGGCGTTCAAGGGTGACGTGTACACCGGCCTCAATGCCGAAACCTTCAATGATGCCGACTTCAGCTACGCCCAGGACCACCTGCGCATGCTTTCGGGCCTGTACGGCCTGCTGCGCCCACTGGACCTGATGATGCCGTACCGCCTGGAGATGGGTACCAAACTGGCCAACGCCCGCGGCAAGGACCTTTACGCTTTCTGGGGCACGCGCATCAGCGAGTGGCTCAATGAAGCCCTGGCCGAGCAAGGCGACGATGTGCTGCTCAACCTGGCGTCCAACGAGTATTTCTCGGCGGTCAAGCGCACAGCCCTGAACGCGCGGATCATCAACACCGAGTTCAAGGACCTCAAGAACGGCCAGTACAAGATCATCAGCTTTTATGCGAAAAAAGCCCGGGGCATGATGAGCCGGTTTGTGATTGAAGAGCGGATCAGCGACCCGGCCAGGCTCAAGCAGTTCGACGTGCAGGGTTATCGCTTCAATGCGGAGCAGTCCACGCCGGATAACCTGGTGTTTCTGCGCGATCACGCACCGGAATAA
- a CDS encoding polysaccharide deacetylase family protein — MRLALFVTACLLGLSVQAAPVDVASLDRSVWPEKLSSPALFDVASRAEILMFAHGLIASEAQDETALKQRLGLKIINLAAIDDLRRQLWQRLLENYTLAQQSCEEDASFCYLVENIEDLREQAGKFEVSDNSFYIGWAAPSRQFHERYLDELLRKAALLPQISSEVARLGDHERNGDELNDRMFLLTFDGGPAPVNGNTDWLADYLRKQKINATFFALGSSLQTRVERSSAADVQALYQGQCVGIQGWQYRSHSHWVDWQDSITRSASLVQNLMPENYVPLFRPPYGQRRADSQGFFQAQGLQVALWDIDSQDDPGKLKAEESAQRVLTLMALWRKGVIVFHDTQDKARVALPMLLQATAQSGLGWQECREAFR; from the coding sequence GTGCGATTAGCGCTTTTTGTGACAGCGTGCCTGTTGGGCCTGAGCGTGCAGGCCGCGCCGGTTGATGTCGCCAGCCTCGACCGCAGCGTCTGGCCGGAAAAACTCAGCAGCCCGGCGCTGTTCGATGTGGCCTCGCGCGCGGAAATCCTCATGTTCGCCCATGGCTTGATCGCCAGCGAAGCCCAGGATGAAACCGCGCTCAAGCAACGCCTGGGGCTGAAGATCATTAACCTGGCGGCCATCGACGACCTGCGCCGCCAGCTCTGGCAGCGTTTGCTGGAGAACTACACCCTGGCCCAGCAGAGCTGCGAGGAGGACGCCTCGTTCTGCTACCTGGTGGAAAACATCGAAGATTTGCGCGAGCAGGCCGGCAAATTCGAAGTCAGTGACAATTCGTTCTATATAGGCTGGGCCGCCCCCAGCCGGCAGTTCCATGAACGCTATCTGGACGAGCTGCTGCGCAAGGCCGCGCTGCTGCCGCAGATCAGCAGCGAAGTGGCGCGCTTGGGTGACCACGAACGCAACGGCGATGAGCTCAATGACCGGATGTTCCTGCTGACCTTCGACGGCGGCCCGGCCCCGGTCAACGGCAATACCGACTGGCTCGCCGATTACCTGCGCAAGCAAAAGATCAACGCCACGTTCTTCGCCCTCGGCAGCAGCCTGCAGACTCGCGTGGAGCGAAGCTCGGCTGCCGATGTGCAGGCGTTGTACCAGGGGCAGTGCGTGGGCATCCAGGGTTGGCAATATCGCTCCCACAGCCACTGGGTTGACTGGCAGGATTCCATCACCCGCAGCGCGTCACTGGTGCAAAACCTGATGCCGGAAAACTACGTGCCGCTGTTCCGGCCGCCCTACGGGCAACGTCGCGCGGACAGCCAGGGGTTCTTCCAGGCCCAGGGCCTGCAGGTGGCATTATGGGACATCGATTCCCAGGACGATCCGGGCAAGCTCAAGGCCGAGGAATCGGCGCAACGGGTGCTGACGCTGATGGCGTTGTGGCGCAAAGGCGTGATTGTGTTTCACGACACCCAGGACAAGGCGCGGGTGGCGTTGCCGATGTTGCTGCAGGCCACGGCGCAGAGTGGCCTGGGCTGGCAGGAGTGCCGCGAGGCATTTCGCTGA
- a CDS encoding PhoH family protein → MDDHGRTPSSDQPILYVLDTNVLIHDPNALLNFEEHHVAIPMIVLEELDKLKSGHHSVAAECRQAIRLIDKTLGEASPEDVELGVPIQRGKSGPKGLLSILMSKRSEPNSLLPENLNDNKIINQLIDLHARDKDLRVVLVTKDINMRLKARACGIAAEDYSTDQLVDDVSMLSRGYHMMTGSFWDRVSKVETRQDHGRTWHQVQLIDNLPAVHINEFIVDEQGFVGWIKEIQVDKLLILDLHQEPLLHQEAWGLKPRDIYQSLALYALLDPDIHLVNLTGAAGSGKTILALAAAIEQTMVTKRYRRIIATRSVQGLDQEIGFLPGTEAEKMEPWLGAITDNLEALHMDDENTHGSVDYILSKVPLQFKSLNYIRGRSFQQSLILIDECQNLTPHQMKTIITRAGAGSKVVCLGNLAQIDTPYLSATSSGLTYLTERFKDFPNGVHIALQGVPRSILAEYAESHL, encoded by the coding sequence ATGGATGATCATGGACGCACCCCTTCTTCCGACCAGCCAATCCTTTATGTGCTTGATACCAACGTACTGATCCACGATCCAAACGCACTGCTTAACTTTGAAGAACACCACGTCGCCATTCCCATGATCGTGCTGGAGGAGCTCGACAAGCTCAAAAGCGGCCACCACAGCGTCGCCGCCGAATGCCGCCAGGCCATCCGCCTGATCGACAAGACCCTGGGTGAAGCTTCGCCCGAGGACGTTGAACTTGGCGTGCCGATCCAGCGCGGCAAGAGCGGGCCCAAGGGTTTGCTGTCCATCCTGATGAGCAAGCGCAGCGAGCCCAACAGCTTGCTGCCGGAAAACCTCAACGACAACAAGATCATCAACCAATTGATCGACCTGCATGCGCGCGACAAGGACCTGCGTGTGGTGCTGGTGACCAAAGACATCAATATGCGCCTCAAGGCCCGAGCGTGTGGGATCGCCGCCGAGGACTACAGCACCGACCAACTGGTCGACGACGTCTCGATGCTGTCGCGTGGTTATCACATGATGACCGGCTCGTTCTGGGACCGCGTCAGCAAGGTCGAGACCCGCCAGGATCATGGCCGCACCTGGCATCAGGTGCAGTTGATCGACAACCTGCCGGCCGTGCACATCAATGAATTCATCGTCGACGAGCAAGGCTTCGTGGGCTGGATCAAAGAGATCCAGGTCGACAAGCTGCTGATCCTCGACCTGCATCAGGAACCCCTGTTGCACCAGGAAGCCTGGGGCCTGAAACCGCGTGATATCTACCAGAGCCTGGCGCTGTATGCGCTGCTCGACCCGGACATCCACCTGGTCAACCTGACCGGCGCCGCCGGCTCCGGCAAGACCATCCTCGCCCTGGCCGCCGCTATCGAGCAGACCATGGTGACCAAGCGCTATCGCCGCATCATCGCCACCCGCAGCGTGCAAGGCCTGGACCAGGAAATCGGCTTCCTGCCTGGCACCGAAGCGGAAAAAATGGAGCCGTGGCTGGGGGCGATCACCGACAACCTCGAAGCCTTGCACATGGATGACGAAAACACCCATGGCAGCGTCGACTACATCCTCAGCAAAGTGCCGTTGCAGTTCAAATCCCTCAACTACATTCGAGGTCGCAGCTTCCAGCAAAGCCTGATTCTGATCGATGAATGCCAGAACCTCACCCCGCACCAGATGAAAACCATCATCACCCGTGCCGGCGCCGGTTCCAAAGTGGTGTGCCTGGGCAACCTGGCGCAGATCGACACCCCTTACCTGTCCGCGACCAGCTCCGGGCTGACCTACCTGACGGAACGCTTCAAAGACTTCCCGAACGGCGTGCACATCGCGCTGCAAGGGGTACCTCGTTCGATACTGGCCGAATACGCAGAGTCCCATTTGTAA
- the moaC gene encoding cyclic pyranopterin monophosphate synthase MoaC, with protein MLTHLDSQGRAHMVDVTDKAVTFREAVAQARVRMLPDTLKMIVDGAHPKGDVFAVARIAGIQAAKKTSDLIPLCHPLMLTGVKVELRAEGDDAVYILARCKLSGQTGVEMEALTAASVAALTIYDMCKAVDRGMTIESIRLLEKLGGKSGHFKADQQ; from the coding sequence GTGCTGACTCATCTCGATTCCCAAGGCCGCGCCCATATGGTCGACGTCACCGACAAAGCCGTGACGTTCCGTGAAGCGGTGGCGCAAGCGCGGGTGCGCATGTTGCCCGACACCCTGAAAATGATCGTCGACGGCGCCCATCCCAAGGGTGACGTGTTCGCCGTGGCCCGCATCGCCGGGATCCAGGCGGCAAAGAAAACCAGTGACCTGATCCCCCTGTGTCACCCGCTGATGCTCACTGGCGTCAAGGTTGAACTGCGGGCCGAAGGCGACGACGCGGTGTACATCCTGGCGCGCTGCAAACTCTCCGGCCAGACCGGCGTGGAGATGGAAGCCCTGACCGCCGCCAGCGTGGCGGCATTGACGATCTATGACATGTGCAAGGCGGTGGATCGCGGCATGACCATCGAAAGTATTCGCCTGCTGGAAAAGCTTGGCGGTAAGAGCGGGCATTTCAAGGCGGATCAGCAATGA
- the moaD gene encoding molybdopterin converting factor subunit 1, whose translation MSINVLFFARYAEAVGFDSLEMEGEFATVDAVRLALAADPEFAVLNEASLMCARNEELCNLDEPVQAGDEIAFFPPVTGG comes from the coding sequence ATGAGTATCAACGTACTGTTTTTCGCACGATATGCCGAAGCGGTGGGCTTTGATTCGTTGGAGATGGAAGGTGAGTTTGCCACCGTTGATGCCGTGCGCCTGGCACTGGCCGCTGACCCGGAGTTCGCAGTACTCAACGAGGCGAGTCTGATGTGCGCGCGCAACGAAGAGCTGTGCAATCTCGACGAGCCGGTCCAGGCCGGTGACGAAATCGCGTTTTTCCCGCCCGTAACCGGAGGCTGA
- the moaE gene encoding molybdopterin synthase catalytic subunit MoaE: MAIRVQVEAFDPGAEVNAMHAANVGVGAVVSFVGYVRDFNDGLDVAGMFLEHYPGMTEKALAKIAVEAEQRWPLLKLEVLHRIGALEPGEPIVFVAAASAHRQAAFDACAFVMDYLKTRAPFWKKENTSEGPRWVEGRSSDHAAADRWK, encoded by the coding sequence ATGGCCATTCGTGTGCAGGTCGAAGCCTTTGATCCCGGTGCCGAAGTCAACGCCATGCACGCGGCCAATGTGGGCGTGGGCGCGGTGGTGAGCTTTGTCGGGTATGTGCGCGACTTCAATGACGGTCTGGATGTGGCCGGGATGTTCCTGGAGCATTACCCCGGCATGACCGAAAAAGCCCTGGCCAAGATTGCCGTCGAGGCCGAGCAACGCTGGCCGCTGCTCAAGCTGGAAGTGCTGCACCGCATCGGCGCGTTGGAGCCGGGCGAACCGATCGTGTTTGTCGCAGCCGCCAGCGCACATCGCCAGGCGGCGTTCGATGCGTGTGCGTTTGTGATGGATTACCTCAAGACCCGGGCACCGTTCTGGAAGAAGGAAAACACCAGTGAAGGGCCGCGCTGGGTGGAGGGGCGCAGCAGCGACCACGCCGCAGCGGATCGTTGGAAGTAA
- the rhlB gene encoding ATP-dependent RNA helicase RhlB yields MTVLKALKKMFGKSEAEPLAPVPSAPVPKPGNRHDGIRPDRIAPAASPKTAPVTPPEQAKPAQAVDAPVAKPRRERAPKPPVTPWKLEDFVVEPQEGKTRFHDFKLAPELMHAIQDLGFPYCTPIQAQVLGFTLAGKDAIGRAQTGTGKTAAFLISIITQLLQTPPPKERYMGEPRALIIAPTRELVVQIAKDAADLTKYTGLNVMTFVGGMDFDKQLKHLEARHCDILVATPGRLLDFNQRGDVHLDMVEVMVLDEADRMLDMGFIPQVRQIIRQTPPKAERQTLLFSATFTEDVMNLAKQWTTDPSIVEIEALNVASENVDQHIYAVAGADKYKLLYNLVNDNGWERVMVFANRKDEVRRIEERLVRDGVNAAQLSGDVPQHKRIKTLEGFREGKIRVLVATDVAGRGIHIDGISHVINFTLPEVPDDYVHRIGRTGRAGAAGVSISFAGEDDSYQLPSIETLLGRKISCETPPTHLLRAVERKRP; encoded by the coding sequence ATGACCGTGCTCAAAGCACTCAAGAAGATGTTCGGCAAAAGCGAGGCTGAGCCGCTCGCGCCTGTTCCCAGTGCTCCCGTTCCCAAGCCCGGCAACCGCCATGACGGTATTCGGCCCGACCGGATCGCACCTGCCGCCTCACCGAAAACAGCCCCGGTGACGCCGCCTGAACAGGCAAAGCCTGCGCAAGCCGTCGATGCGCCTGTTGCCAAACCACGCCGCGAACGCGCGCCCAAGCCGCCCGTGACGCCGTGGAAACTCGAAGACTTCGTCGTCGAGCCCCAGGAAGGCAAGACCCGCTTCCATGACTTCAAGCTGGCTCCGGAACTGATGCACGCCATCCAGGACCTGGGCTTCCCGTACTGCACGCCGATTCAGGCGCAGGTGCTGGGTTTCACCCTGGCGGGTAAAGATGCCATCGGCCGCGCCCAGACCGGCACCGGCAAGACCGCCGCGTTCCTGATTTCGATCATCACCCAGCTGCTGCAGACGCCGCCACCCAAAGAGCGCTACATGGGTGAGCCGCGTGCGCTGATCATCGCCCCGACCCGGGAACTGGTGGTGCAGATCGCCAAGGACGCCGCAGACCTGACCAAGTACACCGGCCTCAACGTGATGACCTTCGTCGGCGGCATGGACTTCGACAAGCAGCTCAAGCACCTCGAAGCCCGCCACTGCGACATCCTGGTCGCCACTCCTGGCCGCCTGCTCGACTTTAACCAGCGCGGCGATGTGCATCTGGACATGGTCGAAGTGATGGTGCTGGACGAAGCCGACCGCATGCTCGACATGGGTTTTATCCCTCAAGTACGCCAGATCATTCGCCAGACCCCGCCAAAGGCCGAACGTCAGACCCTGCTGTTCTCCGCGACCTTCACCGAAGACGTGATGAACCTCGCCAAGCAGTGGACCACCGACCCGTCCATCGTCGAGATCGAAGCACTCAACGTCGCCAGCGAAAACGTCGACCAGCATATCTACGCCGTCGCCGGTGCCGACAAGTACAAGCTGCTCTACAACCTGGTCAACGACAACGGTTGGGAGCGGGTGATGGTATTCGCCAACCGCAAGGACGAAGTGCGCCGCATCGAAGAGCGCCTGGTGCGTGATGGCGTCAACGCTGCGCAACTGTCCGGCGACGTGCCACAACACAAGCGCATCAAGACCCTGGAAGGCTTTCGCGAAGGCAAGATCCGCGTGCTGGTGGCCACCGACGTGGCAGGTCGCGGGATCCACATCGATGGCATCAGCCACGTGATCAACTTCACCCTGCCGGAAGTGCCGGACGACTACGTGCACCGTATCGGCCGTACCGGTCGCGCCGGGGCTGCGGGTGTGTCGATCAGCTTTGCCGGGGAGGATGATTCGTATCAGCTGCCGTCGATCGAGACGCTGCTGGGACGCAAGATCAGTTGCGAGACGCCGCCGACGCATCTGCTGCGGGCTGTTGAACGCAAACGTCCCTAA
- a CDS encoding alpha/beta hydrolase produces MTEPLILEPAKPADACVIWLHGLGADRYDFLPVAEALQQSLLSTRFVLPQAPTRAVTINGGYEMPSWYDIKAMSPARSISLEELEASAKMVTDLIERQKRTGIDASRVFLAGFSQGGAVVFHTAFKTWQGPLGGVIALSTYAPTFDDELELSASQQRIPTLCLHGQYDDVVQNAMGRSAYEHLKQRSVTVTWQEYPMGHEVLPEEIRDIGTWLAERLR; encoded by the coding sequence ATGACCGAACCCTTGATTCTTGAGCCCGCCAAGCCCGCCGACGCCTGCGTTATATGGCTGCATGGCCTGGGCGCTGATCGCTACGATTTCCTGCCAGTGGCCGAAGCGCTGCAGCAAAGCTTGCTGTCCACGCGCTTCGTATTGCCCCAGGCGCCCACCCGTGCGGTGACGATCAATGGTGGCTACGAGATGCCGAGTTGGTACGACATCAAGGCCATGAGCCCAGCCCGTTCGATCAGCCTGGAAGAGCTGGAAGCGTCGGCAAAAATGGTTACGGATTTGATAGAGCGGCAGAAGAGAACCGGGATAGACGCTTCACGCGTTTTCCTTGCGGGGTTTTCCCAGGGCGGCGCGGTGGTTTTCCATACAGCGTTCAAAACCTGGCAGGGCCCCTTGGGTGGCGTGATCGCCCTCTCCACCTACGCGCCGACCTTCGATGATGAGCTTGAGTTATCCGCCAGCCAGCAACGTATCCCCACCCTGTGCCTGCATGGCCAGTACGATGACGTGGTGCAGAACGCCATGGGCCGCAGCGCCTATGAGCATTTGAAGCAGCGTAGTGTCACCGTGACATGGCAGGAATACCCAATGGGCCACGAAGTGTTACCCGAAGAGATACGCGATATCGGCACGTGGCTGGCCGAACGCCTGCGCTGA